The Mycobacteriales bacterium genome contains a region encoding:
- a CDS encoding Rv2175c family DNA-binding protein has translation MTECVTDLDGLVDEWLPLPDVAERLGEPITKVRQLLRDGKLVAVRRGERAVLQVPAAFVCGGVLVKGLAGTLTVLRDNRFSDEGAIRWLFTPDD, from the coding sequence GTGACCGAGTGCGTGACCGACCTGGACGGCCTCGTTGACGAGTGGCTGCCCCTGCCGGACGTGGCCGAGCGGTTGGGCGAGCCGATTACCAAGGTGCGGCAGCTGCTGCGCGACGGGAAGTTGGTCGCCGTACGCCGGGGAGAGCGGGCCGTCCTCCAGGTGCCTGCGGCCTTCGTGTGCGGCGGCGTCCTCGTGAAGGGGCTGGCCGGCACGCTGACCGTGCTGCGTGACAACCGGTTCAGCGACGAGGGGGCCATCCGCTGGTTGTTCACCCCGGACGAC